The Akkermansia sp. N21116 genome includes a region encoding these proteins:
- a CDS encoding beta-N-acetylhexosaminidase, with protein sequence MKFFAIPLLVLFPGVLMAAPGFDERPYMVIPEPAVVRMSQGICSKPVVLKTKKDESLGAEGYRLTVTPRGVAIDAGDKSGLFYARKTLEQLESQYKGKKIPCGVIEDKPRFAWRSMMLDSARHFVPVADVKKFIDVMADYKFNKLHFHLTDDQGWRLPVPGYPKLKEVASVREETFGNKIPHGGMYTKQELKDLVKYAAERSIEIIPEIDLPGHNQALCTAYRDFQCFPDPNLKVRTDAGISKTLVCPGNPDVLKFYDAVFKELADIFPSQYVHLGGDEAPEDNWKKCPRCAEFRAREGISNTGGKKKTSASPSPVSQADSLKQTDINKEVSQQMFSFFNKMNALIAKRGKRAVFWYEPAGKYPDGSIATVWRHHNARDVAKTSGTNVDVIYAPNGICYLDYPQLPGDWPSGQPDTGWMPVNTLENAYSLDPGKGLSPDELKRVRGVECCLWSERMPDINRVFYQAYPRCLATVEAGWSPMEVRDIERFKKKVEFHKKLISEKWGIPMDRPEKK encoded by the coding sequence GTGGTGCGCATGTCACAGGGGATTTGCTCCAAACCCGTTGTCCTAAAGACAAAAAAAGATGAATCACTGGGAGCGGAAGGCTATCGACTGACGGTTACTCCGCGAGGTGTTGCCATCGATGCCGGGGATAAGTCAGGATTGTTCTATGCCCGGAAAACGCTGGAGCAGCTGGAGTCTCAATATAAGGGAAAGAAAATCCCCTGCGGGGTGATCGAAGACAAGCCGCGCTTCGCATGGCGCAGCATGATGCTTGATTCGGCACGCCACTTTGTTCCTGTCGCCGACGTCAAAAAATTCATTGATGTCATGGCCGACTACAAGTTTAATAAACTCCATTTCCATCTGACGGACGACCAGGGCTGGCGGCTTCCGGTTCCGGGATATCCCAAATTGAAGGAAGTGGCATCGGTGCGTGAAGAAACCTTCGGCAACAAGATCCCGCATGGAGGCATGTACACCAAGCAGGAGCTGAAGGATCTGGTCAAATATGCTGCAGAGAGAAGCATTGAGATTATTCCTGAAATCGACCTTCCCGGACACAACCAGGCACTTTGTACGGCTTATCGAGACTTCCAGTGCTTCCCCGACCCGAATCTCAAGGTGAGAACCGATGCGGGCATTTCCAAGACACTGGTTTGCCCGGGCAACCCGGACGTACTGAAATTCTACGATGCTGTCTTCAAGGAACTCGCCGACATCTTCCCCTCCCAATATGTGCATCTCGGCGGAGATGAAGCACCCGAAGATAATTGGAAAAAGTGCCCCAGGTGCGCCGAATTCCGGGCCAGGGAGGGAATCAGCAATACTGGAGGAAAAAAGAAGACAAGCGCTTCACCTTCACCCGTTTCCCAGGCGGATTCTCTCAAGCAGACAGACATCAACAAGGAAGTCAGCCAGCAGATGTTCAGTTTCTTCAATAAAATGAACGCTTTGATTGCCAAGAGAGGCAAACGGGCCGTCTTCTGGTATGAACCCGCAGGTAAGTACCCCGACGGTTCCATAGCAACTGTCTGGCGCCACCATAATGCCAGGGACGTAGCCAAAACATCCGGTACGAACGTGGATGTAATCTATGCCCCCAATGGCATTTGCTACCTCGACTATCCCCAGCTGCCGGGAGACTGGCCGTCAGGACAGCCCGATACCGGCTGGATGCCCGTCAATACGCTCGAAAATGCCTATTCTCTTGATCCGGGCAAGGGATTGTCTCCGGATGAATTGAAGCGAGTCCGTGGAGTGGAATGCTGCCTCTGGAGCGAACGCATGCCGGATATCAACCGCGTGTTCTACCAGGCCTATCCGCGTTGCCTTGCAACTGTTGAGGCTGGCTGGTCTCCCATGGAAGTCCGGGACATTGAACGCTTCAAGAAAAAAGTCGAGTTTCACAAAAAACTGATTTCGGAGAAATGGGGAATCCCTATGGACCGTCCGGAGAAAAAGTGA